In the genome of Deltaproteobacteria bacterium RBG_16_64_85, one region contains:
- a CDS encoding protein-export membrane protein SecD: protein MWKSIRWRTTLIAVLTAVSIAAVLPSLTDNLPDTWKKMPKIHLGLDLQGGVFLRLAVEIEKAIENTTLRYADDARAICREKGIPVLGWQKEGSDGFSLKFPPGDFAGRAMTVLKDELGSLDFALGETKPEGATIIGRMKPAEVQAIRANAVGQGVETIRNRIDQFGVREPQIVAEGEDRIVVQLPGVKDQQRAIELVGKTALLEFKLVDEGASVEEALKGNIPEDDEILYQRAVDPQTGRTSKTPLLVKKRAVLTGDTIKTAKVNFGSQRGGGAYVSISFDARGTKIFDRVTAENVKRRLAIVLDGTVYSAPVIQERISGGEAQITGDFTAEQASDLAIVLRAGSLPAPVKVIQNVTVGPSLGLDSIQKGVRAALIGAFLVVAFMAVYYRFAGLVANFALIFNILYLLAGMALLEATLTLPGIAGIILAIGMAVDSNVLIFERIREEIRTKKTVRASIDAGYEKAFWTVVDSHVTTLITSMILFQFGTGPIKGFAVTLSMGVAINLFTALVCTKVVFDYLNARRPMQALSI from the coding sequence ATGTGGAAGAGCATCCGGTGGAGGACCACGCTCATCGCCGTGTTGACCGCGGTCTCCATCGCGGCCGTGCTGCCGAGCCTGACGGACAACCTGCCGGACACCTGGAAGAAGATGCCCAAGATCCACCTGGGGCTGGACCTCCAGGGCGGGGTTTTCCTCCGGCTGGCCGTGGAGATCGAAAAGGCCATCGAGAACACGACGCTGCGGTACGCCGACGACGCGCGCGCGATCTGCCGGGAGAAGGGGATCCCCGTTCTGGGGTGGCAGAAGGAAGGATCGGACGGGTTCTCGCTCAAGTTCCCTCCCGGCGACTTCGCGGGACGGGCCATGACCGTGCTGAAGGACGAGCTGGGTTCCCTCGACTTCGCGCTCGGCGAGACGAAGCCCGAGGGCGCGACGATCATCGGCCGGATGAAGCCGGCCGAGGTCCAGGCGATCCGTGCGAACGCCGTGGGGCAGGGCGTCGAGACGATCCGAAACCGCATCGACCAGTTCGGGGTGCGCGAGCCGCAGATCGTGGCGGAAGGCGAGGACCGCATCGTCGTCCAGCTCCCGGGGGTCAAGGACCAGCAGCGCGCCATCGAGCTGGTGGGCAAGACCGCGCTCCTCGAATTCAAGCTGGTGGACGAAGGGGCGAGCGTCGAAGAAGCGCTGAAGGGGAATATCCCCGAGGACGACGAGATCCTCTACCAGAGAGCCGTGGACCCGCAGACCGGGCGGACCAGCAAGACGCCCCTGCTGGTGAAGAAACGGGCCGTATTGACCGGGGACACGATCAAGACGGCCAAGGTGAACTTCGGATCGCAGCGCGGGGGGGGCGCCTACGTTTCGATCTCTTTCGACGCGCGGGGCACGAAGATCTTCGACCGGGTCACCGCCGAGAACGTGAAACGCCGGCTGGCGATCGTCCTCGACGGCACCGTCTATTCGGCCCCCGTCATCCAGGAGCGGATCTCCGGCGGAGAGGCGCAGATCACCGGCGACTTCACCGCCGAGCAGGCCTCCGACCTGGCGATCGTCCTGCGGGCGGGGTCGCTGCCCGCCCCCGTCAAGGTGATACAGAACGTCACCGTGGGCCCGTCGCTGGGGCTGGACTCCATCCAGAAAGGGGTGCGCGCGGCCCTCATCGGCGCATTCCTCGTGGTGGCCTTCATGGCGGTCTACTACCGCTTCGCGGGGCTGGTGGCCAACTTCGCCCTGATCTTCAACATCCTCTATCTGCTGGCAGGGATGGCGCTCCTGGAGGCGACCCTCACCCTTCCGGGAATCGCCGGCATCATCCTGGCCATCGGGATGGCGGTCGACTCCAACGTACTGATCTTCGAGCGCATCCGGGAGGAGATCCGGACGAAGAAGACGGTTCGGGCGTCGATCGACGCGGGCTACGAAAAAGCGTTCTGGACGGTGGTCGACTCCCACGTGACGACGCTCATCACCTCGATGATCCTGTTCCAGTTCGGGACCGGCCCGATCAAGGGGTTCGCCGTAACGCTCTCCATGGGCGTGGCGATCAATCTCTTCACGGCGCTCGTGTGCACCAAGGTGGTGTTCGACTACCTCAACGCCCGGCGGCCGATGCAGGCGCTGAGCATCTAG
- a CDS encoding preprotein translocase subunit YajC yields the protein MMLVLGVAYAMGSKGVGGGGGIEVLALPLLFFGIFYLLVFRPQQKQAKKQREFLQNIKVGDRVVTSGGLHGEITGLTDTTITLEIADRVRVKVTRSAVTGKSQEAAAPEAKTAKG from the coding sequence ATGATGCTCGTACTCGGTGTTGCGTACGCAATGGGATCGAAGGGCGTGGGAGGAGGCGGTGGAATCGAGGTCCTCGCCCTGCCCTTGCTCTTTTTCGGGATCTTCTACCTTCTGGTCTTCCGCCCCCAGCAGAAGCAGGCGAAGAAGCAGCGCGAGTTCCTGCAGAACATCAAGGTCGGAGACCGCGTGGTGACGAGCGGCGGACTGCACGGAGAGATCACGGGGCTGACCGACACGACGATCACCCTGGAGATCGCCGACAGGGTGCGCGTCAAGGTGACCCGTTCCGCGGTGACGGGAAAGAGCCAGGAGGCGGCGGCCCCGGAAGCCAAGACGGCCAAGGGGTAG
- a CDS encoding tRNA guanosine(34) transglycosylase Tgt: MPISFTVTARDPGTAARTGTVSSEHGTFSTPAFLPVGTAAAVKGVWPGQLTEMGYGCVLSNTYHLYLRPGHERVRRLGGLHRFMGWDASLLTDSGGYQVFSLSSLRKVTDDAVTFRSHIDGSLHVLSPELAVSAQEALGSDIRMVLDECVEYPAGRREVEEAVRRTTGWARRSLVANRREEGGLFGIVQGGMFPDLRKRSVEEICSLDFPGYAIGGVSVGEGKELQREMVALAAPLLPAEKPRYLMGVGTPADILFAVSCGVDLFDCVLPTRNARNGMLFTSAGPLVIKQARYAEDPLPPDGKCGCPTCRSFSRAYLRHLYLQKEILSSMLLTVHNLHFYARWMERIRQAILVGNFGEFMKESHGSGND; this comes from the coding sequence TTGCCGATTTCCTTTACCGTGACCGCCCGCGATCCCGGGACAGCCGCCCGGACCGGGACGGTTTCGAGCGAGCACGGAACGTTTTCCACGCCGGCGTTCCTGCCGGTGGGAACCGCGGCCGCGGTCAAGGGGGTATGGCCCGGCCAGCTGACGGAAATGGGGTATGGGTGCGTCCTGTCCAACACCTATCACCTGTACCTGCGGCCAGGGCACGAACGGGTCCGGCGGCTGGGCGGACTGCACCGGTTCATGGGATGGGATGCCTCCCTCCTGACCGACAGCGGGGGGTACCAGGTGTTTTCCTTGAGCTCCCTGCGAAAGGTGACGGACGACGCGGTGACCTTCCGGTCCCACATCGACGGCTCGCTTCATGTCCTGTCGCCGGAGCTCGCCGTTTCGGCGCAGGAGGCGCTGGGGTCGGATATCCGGATGGTCCTGGACGAATGCGTCGAGTACCCGGCGGGGCGCCGCGAGGTGGAGGAAGCGGTGCGGCGGACGACCGGGTGGGCGCGCAGGAGCCTTGTCGCCAACCGCCGCGAGGAGGGAGGGTTGTTCGGGATCGTCCAAGGCGGGATGTTCCCGGACCTGCGAAAACGCAGCGTGGAGGAGATCTGCTCGCTGGATTTCCCCGGCTACGCCATCGGTGGGGTGAGCGTCGGAGAAGGGAAGGAGCTCCAGCGGGAAATGGTGGCCCTCGCCGCCCCGCTTTTGCCCGCGGAGAAACCGAGGTATCTGATGGGCGTGGGGACGCCGGCCGACATCCTCTTTGCCGTCTCCTGCGGTGTGGACCTGTTCGACTGCGTACTGCCCACCCGCAACGCACGCAACGGGATGCTGTTCACTTCGGCGGGACCGCTCGTCATCAAGCAGGCGCGCTACGCCGAAGACCCCCTCCCTCCCGACGGGAAGTGCGGCTGCCCGACCTGCCGCTCCTTCTCCCGGGCCTATCTGCGCCATCTCTACCTGCAGAAGGAGATCCTGTCCTCGATGCTTTTAACCGTACACAACCTGCACTTCTACGCCCGGTGGATGGAGAGGATCCGCCAGGCAATTTTGGTTGGAAATTTCGGGGAATTTATGAAAGAATCACACGGTTCCGGCAACGATTAG